The following proteins are co-located in the Blattabacterium sp. (Blatta orientalis) str. Tarazona genome:
- the fumC gene encoding class II fumarate hydratase: MIFRTERDTLGEVQVPVDKYWGAQTERSRNNFKIGLEGSMPMEIIYAFALLKKAAAHANFELGILSKKKRDFISLVCEEILEGKLDDQFPLVIWQTGSGTHSNMNVNEVISNRSKVLMGEKLGKSKSFIHPNDDVNKSQSSNDTYSTVMHMASYKKLVEKTIPSLEKLRSTLEKKSHSFKNVVKIGRTHLMDAVPITLGQEFSGYVSQMNHGLNSIKKTLDHLSELAIGGTAVGTGLNSPEGYDFKVIDYICKYTGLPFKVADNKFESIASHDAIVESHASIKQMAVSLMKISNDIRFLASGPRSGIGEIFIPENEPGSSIMPGKINPTQCEALMMVCTQIIGNDMAISIAGASGNYELNVSKPLMAYNFLQSAQLLSDASISFSNLCVQGITPNHARIQELLERSLMLVTALNTSIGYEKSAKIARCAYVNNTTLKEEAIRLGYLTIEEFDKLVKPDKMI, from the coding sequence ATGATTTTTAGAACAGAAAGAGATACATTGGGAGAAGTTCAAGTTCCTGTGGATAAGTATTGGGGAGCACAAACAGAAAGATCAAGAAATAACTTTAAAATCGGATTGGAAGGATCTATGCCTATGGAAATTATTTACGCTTTTGCTCTTTTAAAAAAAGCGGCTGCACATGCTAATTTTGAATTAGGTATTTTGTCCAAAAAGAAAAGAGACTTTATCTCTTTGGTTTGTGAAGAAATTCTAGAAGGAAAATTAGATGATCAATTTCCTTTAGTTATATGGCAGACAGGATCTGGAACGCATTCTAATATGAATGTAAATGAAGTGATATCTAATAGATCTAAAGTTTTAATGGGAGAGAAACTTGGAAAAAGTAAGTCTTTTATACATCCTAATGATGATGTTAATAAGTCTCAATCTTCTAATGATACTTATTCTACCGTCATGCATATGGCTTCTTATAAAAAATTGGTAGAAAAAACCATTCCTTCTCTGGAAAAATTGCGTTCTACCTTAGAAAAAAAAAGCCATTCATTCAAGAATGTGGTTAAAATAGGAAGAACTCATCTTATGGATGCTGTACCAATAACTTTAGGACAAGAATTTTCCGGTTATGTTTCTCAAATGAATCACGGGTTAAATTCTATCAAAAAAACTTTAGATCATCTTTCTGAGTTAGCTATTGGAGGAACAGCTGTAGGAACTGGATTAAATTCACCTGAAGGATATGATTTTAAAGTCATTGACTATATTTGTAAATATACTGGACTTCCATTTAAAGTGGCAGATAACAAATTCGAATCTATCGCCTCTCATGATGCCATAGTAGAATCTCATGCTTCTATAAAACAAATGGCGGTTTCTTTAATGAAGATATCAAACGATATCCGTTTTTTAGCTTCTGGACCTCGTTCAGGAATAGGAGAGATTTTTATTCCTGAAAATGAACCTGGATCTTCTATCATGCCTGGAAAAATAAATCCGACACAATGTGAAGCTCTTATGATGGTTTGTACACAAATAATAGGAAACGATATGGCTATTTCAATAGCTGGAGCATCAGGAAATTATGAATTAAATGTTTCTAAACCCTTAATGGCTTATAATTTTTTACAGTCTGCACAACTCTTGTCAGATGCTAGCATTTCTTTTTCCAATCTTTGTGTTCAAGGGATCACTCCAAATCATGCAAGGATTCAAGAACTACTAGAGAGATCTTTAATGCTAGTGACGGCGCTTAACACCAGCATAGGATACGAAAAATCTGCAAAAATTGCAAGATGTGCATATGTGAATAACACTACTTTAAAAGAAGAAGCTATTAGGTTAGGATATTTAACCATAGAGGAATTTGATAAATTAGTAAAACCGGATAAAATGATTTAA
- a CDS encoding TatD family hydrolase: MKITDTHTHLYMKHFDVDRDLVIKKAIFNGINRFFLPSIDSSTIHKILKLEKKYPKICFPMIGLHPSKVHPESLEKELNNIKKWLDLHSFISLGEIGMDFHLEKKFIMEQKYAFQTQIKWAKMKNLPIVIHCRKAFDQVFEILEETFPTTKGIFHCFSGTLEQAKKIIDFGLKLGIGGIITFKKNDLSHFLHKISLKNIVLETDSPYLSPDPFRGKRNEPIYLKIILKKLSQVYSIPEEKIADIINMNVQELFFN, encoded by the coding sequence ATGAAAATAACGGATACTCATACTCATTTATACATGAAACATTTTGATGTAGATAGAGATTTAGTCATAAAAAAAGCGATATTTAATGGAATAAATAGGTTCTTTCTTCCATCTATAGATAGCTCAACTATTCATAAAATATTAAAATTGGAAAAAAAATATCCGAAAATATGTTTTCCAATGATCGGATTGCATCCAAGTAAGGTCCATCCAGAAAGTTTAGAAAAAGAATTAAATAATATAAAAAAATGGTTAGATCTACATTCTTTCATTTCTTTAGGGGAAATTGGGATGGATTTTCACTTAGAAAAAAAATTTATTATGGAACAAAAATATGCTTTTCAAACTCAAATAAAATGGGCAAAAATGAAAAATTTACCTATAGTTATTCATTGCAGAAAAGCTTTTGATCAAGTTTTTGAAATTCTAGAAGAAACTTTTCCTACTACAAAAGGAATTTTTCATTGTTTTTCCGGAACTTTAGAACAAGCAAAAAAAATTATTGATTTTGGATTAAAACTAGGCATTGGAGGGATTATCACTTTTAAAAAAAACGATCTCAGCCACTTTTTACATAAAATTAGTTTAAAAAATATCGTATTAGAAACAGATTCTCCATATTTATCTCCAGATCCATTTAGAGGAAAAAGAAATGAACCCATTTATCTAAAAATAATTTTAAAAAAACTTTCTCAAGTTTATTCTATTCCAGAAGAAAAAATAGCTGACATTATTAATATGAATGTACAAGAACTTTTTTTTAATTAA
- the fabD gene encoding ACP S-malonyltransferase translates to MKAYIFPGQGSQFLGMGKDLYKTSSLAKKLYQLSDDVLGFKMTNIMFDGSTMKVIKKTKYTQLAIYIYSVIQAKILNDFYPDMVAGHSLGEFSALAAIEVFSFEDGLKLVDKRATLMQEICESIYGGMAVVFGLEDEIIENVCKKDPGIIVPANYNSPGQLVISGEEKALKRVCASLEEIGAKKILKLPVHGAFHSPIMEPAKKKLKIFMERITFKDSKCPIYQNVIAKSVSNSDEIKKNLIEQLTSPVKWKQSVENMIQKGAVSFTEVGPGNVLQGIIKKIIKKNN, encoded by the coding sequence ATGAAGGCTTATATATTTCCAGGTCAAGGATCCCAATTTTTAGGCATGGGAAAAGATTTATACAAAACTTCTAGTTTAGCAAAAAAATTGTATCAATTGTCCGATGACGTTTTGGGATTTAAAATGACAAACATCATGTTCGACGGTTCTACTATGAAAGTTATAAAAAAAACTAAGTACACACAATTGGCTATTTATATCTATTCAGTAATACAAGCAAAAATATTAAATGATTTTTATCCGGATATGGTAGCTGGACATTCTCTTGGAGAATTTTCTGCTTTAGCTGCTATTGAAGTATTTTCTTTTGAGGATGGATTAAAATTAGTAGATAAAAGAGCTACTCTGATGCAAGAAATATGTGAGTCTATATATGGAGGGATGGCAGTCGTGTTTGGGTTAGAAGATGAGATAATAGAGAATGTTTGTAAAAAAGATCCTGGGATTATTGTTCCAGCTAATTATAATAGTCCTGGACAATTAGTAATTTCCGGAGAAGAAAAAGCTCTGAAAAGAGTTTGTGCTTCTTTAGAAGAAATTGGGGCTAAAAAAATTTTAAAACTGCCCGTTCATGGAGCATTTCATTCTCCTATTATGGAACCAGCTAAAAAAAAATTAAAAATCTTTATGGAAAGAATTACTTTTAAAGATTCTAAATGTCCAATATATCAAAATGTAATCGCTAAATCAGTGAGTAATTCTGATGAAATAAAAAAAAATCTTATCGAACAGTTAACTTCTCCTGTTAAATGGAAACAATCAGTAGAAAATATGATACAAAAAGGAGCAGTTTCATTTACTGAAGTAGGACCAGGAAACGTTTTACAAGGAATAATAAAGAAGATTATAAAAAAGAATAATTAA
- a CDS encoding GYDIA family GHMP kinase, whose protein sequence is MKLQDLHFFYYYSHGKLLLTGEYLILHGAFGLALPTIKGQSFTIFYYKNKPTYPCLSTLSSKFLLWKSFDEKDKLWFEGIFQLPSLDICYETEKKTAFRLRNLLLKSREIRKNFLSNTFGIYVKTKLEFPRNWGLGSSSTLISNIAKWSRVKPHLLLEKNFPGSGYDIACGYYSKPIIFRRLKNEGPHVIPIDFNPSFKKKLFFLYLNKKQNTSESIRFFLKKKNLKIFSKSMDFISSITQKIPFVNFKRIEELLFKHEKIISEILDIPTIKETYFPDYLGLVKSLGAWGGDFVLISYRDGMRKYFSKKGFYTLISFDEMIV, encoded by the coding sequence ATGAAATTACAAGATTTACATTTTTTTTATTATTATAGTCATGGAAAATTGTTATTAACAGGAGAGTATTTAATTTTGCATGGAGCTTTTGGTTTAGCTTTACCCACAATTAAAGGACAATCATTTACCATATTTTATTATAAAAATAAACCTACCTATCCCTGTTTATCTACTTTATCTTCTAAATTTTTACTCTGGAAGAGTTTTGATGAAAAAGATAAACTTTGGTTTGAGGGAATCTTTCAACTTCCTTCTTTAGATATCTGTTATGAAACAGAAAAAAAAACGGCTTTTCGATTAAGAAATTTATTGCTAAAATCCAGAGAAATTCGAAAAAATTTTCTTTCCAATACATTTGGAATATATGTAAAAACGAAATTAGAATTTCCTAGAAATTGGGGATTAGGAAGTAGTTCTACTTTGATCAGTAATATAGCAAAATGGTCCAGAGTAAAACCTCATTTATTATTAGAAAAAAATTTTCCAGGAAGTGGATATGATATTGCTTGTGGATATTATTCGAAACCTATAATTTTTAGAAGATTAAAAAATGAAGGACCTCATGTTATTCCTATAGATTTTAATCCATCATTTAAAAAAAAACTTTTTTTTTTATATCTAAACAAAAAACAGAATACTTCTGAAAGTATCCGATTTTTTCTAAAAAAAAAAAATCTAAAGATCTTTAGTAAAAGTATGGATTTCATATCTTCTATTACACAAAAAATTCCTTTTGTAAACTTTAAAAGAATTGAAGAACTTTTGTTTAAACACGAAAAGATTATATCCGAAATATTAGATATCCCTACTATAAAAGAAACATATTTTCCAGATTATTTAGGTTTGGTAAAAAGTTTAGGAGCTTGGGGAGGTGATTTTGTTTTAATCAGTTATAGAGATGGAATGAGAAAATATTTTTCAAAAAAAGGATTTTATACCCTTATTTCATTTGATGAGATGATTGTATGA
- a CDS encoding ribonuclease E/G: MNKELVINAEEQEVKIALLEEGKLLELHREVFNKKFSVGDIYLGVVKKISYGLNAAIIDIGYSKGAFLHYNDLGFQIEKMLSLITQKKILFSQKGDRSSIEKILYPGQKILVQISKEPISNKGPKLTAKLCIPGRNLVLIPFSEKISISKKIKNTKEKSRLISCIKKIQPKEFGIIIRTAAYSKKEQVFKKELFFLRKKWKNILSNLIKLPPVRVLSESSKTSCLLRDTFNDDFKSIYCNNRFLCQEIHSYLSFIAPEKTSIIKHYRGDIPIFEKYGIEKQIQTSLGKNVPLANGAYLVIEHTEALHVIDVNSGMINHIKKNCTESERIDTILKINLLAATEIARQLRLRDMGGIIVVDFIDMSEPYQRKKLYEHLKEKMKNDRAKHQILPPNEFGLVQFTRHRVRAELKANHHDKKHQESPIVYIHHLEFILETLVKDKFHKGIQLHIHTFVAAYLKKGFPSIQHKWLFKYKKWIKIIPRDSFKYTEYQIFNKNKEVVSSKRN, translated from the coding sequence ATGAATAAAGAGTTAGTTATAAATGCAGAAGAACAAGAAGTAAAAATAGCCCTTTTAGAAGAAGGGAAGTTGCTGGAACTTCACCGAGAAGTTTTCAATAAAAAGTTCTCTGTAGGGGATATATATTTAGGTGTAGTAAAAAAAATTTCATATGGATTAAATGCGGCTATCATTGATATAGGATATTCCAAAGGAGCTTTTTTGCATTATAATGATCTTGGATTTCAAATAGAAAAAATGTTAAGTCTGATAACTCAAAAAAAAATTCTTTTTTCTCAAAAAGGAGATAGGAGTTCTATAGAAAAAATTTTATATCCTGGACAAAAAATTTTGGTTCAAATTTCGAAAGAACCCATTTCCAATAAAGGACCAAAATTAACTGCAAAGTTATGTATTCCTGGAAGAAATTTAGTATTAATTCCTTTTTCAGAAAAGATTTCTATTTCTAAGAAAATTAAAAACACGAAAGAAAAAAGTCGATTAATTTCTTGTATAAAGAAAATACAACCAAAAGAATTTGGAATTATTATTCGAACGGCAGCTTATTCAAAAAAAGAACAAGTTTTTAAAAAAGAACTATTTTTTTTAAGAAAAAAATGGAAAAATATATTAAGTAATTTAATCAAATTACCTCCAGTTAGGGTTTTAAGCGAAAGTAGTAAAACTTCTTGTTTATTAAGAGATACATTCAATGATGATTTTAAATCTATTTATTGTAATAATAGGTTCCTTTGCCAGGAAATTCATTCTTATTTATCTTTTATCGCCCCAGAAAAAACCAGCATTATTAAACATTATAGAGGAGATATTCCCATATTTGAAAAATATGGGATTGAAAAACAGATACAAACTTCTTTGGGGAAAAATGTTCCTCTTGCAAATGGAGCTTATCTTGTTATTGAACATACTGAAGCTTTACATGTTATAGATGTAAATAGTGGGATGATTAATCACATTAAAAAAAATTGTACAGAATCAGAAAGAATAGATACTATATTAAAAATCAATCTTTTAGCTGCAACTGAAATCGCTAGACAACTGAGATTAAGGGACATGGGAGGAATAATTGTAGTAGATTTTATAGATATGTCTGAGCCCTATCAAAGAAAAAAATTATATGAACATTTGAAAGAAAAAATGAAAAATGATAGAGCCAAACATCAAATTTTACCTCCAAATGAATTTGGTTTAGTTCAATTTACTCGTCATAGAGTAAGAGCTGAATTAAAAGCTAATCATCATGATAAAAAACATCAAGAATCTCCTATAGTTTATATTCATCATTTAGAATTTATTCTAGAAACTCTTGTAAAAGATAAATTTCATAAAGGAATACAATTACATATACATACTTTTGTGGCGGCATATCTGAAAAAAGGATTTCCTTCTATTCAACATAAATGGCTGTTTAAATATAAAAAATGGATTAAAATTATTCCTAGAGATTCTTTTAAATACACGGAATATCAAATTTTCAATAAAAATAAAGAAGTAGTTTCCTCTAAAAGAAATTAA
- a CDS encoding HU family DNA-binding protein — protein sequence MTKADIITEIISETGSERIDTQKVIETFMKKIKQSLTSGENVYLRGFGSFIIKYRAKKLGRHISKDMSIVIPEHNIPAFKPAKEFTELVKKNVPIKK from the coding sequence ATGACAAAAGCAGATATAATAACAGAAATCATATCCGAAACGGGATCTGAGAGAATTGACACGCAAAAGGTGATAGAAACGTTTATGAAAAAAATAAAACAAAGCTTAACATCTGGAGAAAATGTTTATTTACGAGGATTTGGATCCTTTATTATTAAATACAGAGCGAAAAAACTTGGACGTCATATATCAAAAGATATGTCTATTGTCATTCCAGAGCATAATATACCAGCATTTAAACCTGCAAAAGAATTTACTGAGTTAGTAAAAAAAAACGTCCCTATTAAAAAATAA
- the mutY gene encoding A/G-specific adenine glycosylase, which translates to MNFSKKIINWYKNNYRKLPWRETKNPYYVLVSEFMLQQTRVSKTIKYYLDFVKKFPNLEKLADAEEKEVLKEWEGLGYYTRARYLHLFAKQLVKEKQSGFFPKKYKELIKYKGIGPYTGAAVASICFDEVIPALDGNAYRVFSRYLGIYHNITSFRAKNIFRFFILKIMDHNDPGIFNQAVMDLGSTLCTPRKAKCFYCPVKSSCFSLKNGTVYDLPVKNIIKKSVLHRFFYYVFIWDKKNHLCIQKRNNQDIWKGLYDFPLIESEKNLSISEIKDKIWTRFRIIADSIIYQVIHKLTHQTLSIQFLNCRIIQNVQKEKYFDNFFFIPYEKIVEYPFPRPITLFLKHEKMI; encoded by the coding sequence ATGAATTTTTCTAAAAAAATAATAAACTGGTATAAAAATAATTATCGAAAACTTCCTTGGAGAGAGACTAAAAATCCATATTATGTATTAGTTTCGGAATTTATGTTGCAACAAACAAGAGTATCAAAAACTATAAAATATTATTTAGATTTTGTCAAAAAATTTCCTAATCTAGAAAAATTAGCCGATGCAGAAGAAAAAGAAGTGTTGAAAGAATGGGAAGGATTAGGTTATTATACAAGAGCTCGCTATTTACATTTGTTTGCTAAACAATTGGTAAAAGAAAAACAAAGTGGATTTTTTCCAAAAAAATATAAAGAATTAATCAAATATAAAGGGATAGGCCCATATACAGGGGCAGCTGTAGCTTCTATATGTTTCGATGAAGTGATTCCTGCTTTGGATGGAAATGCTTATAGAGTATTTTCTAGATATCTAGGAATTTACCATAATATCACATCTTTTAGAGCAAAAAATATATTTAGATTTTTCATTTTAAAAATCATGGATCATAACGATCCAGGCATTTTCAATCAAGCTGTCATGGATTTAGGTTCTACTTTATGCACTCCAAGGAAAGCTAAATGTTTCTACTGTCCAGTAAAATCTTCTTGTTTTTCATTGAAAAATGGAACAGTCTATGATCTTCCTGTTAAAAACATAATAAAAAAATCTGTTTTGCATAGATTTTTTTATTATGTTTTTATATGGGATAAAAAGAACCATCTCTGTATTCAGAAAAGAAATAACCAAGACATATGGAAAGGTTTGTATGATTTTCCGTTAATAGAATCAGAAAAAAATCTTTCCATTAGCGAAATAAAAGATAAGATTTGGACGAGGTTTAGGATAATTGCTGATTCTATTATTTATCAAGTAATACATAAGTTAACTCATCAGACTTTATCCATTCAATTTTTAAATTGTAGAATCATACAAAATGTTCAAAAAGAAAAATACTTTGATAATTTTTTTTTCATTCCATACGAAAAAATTGTTGAATACCCTTTTCCTCGTCCAATTACCTTGTTTTTAAAACATGAAAAAATGATTTAG
- the gldE gene encoding gliding motility-associated protein GldE: protein MEKESSTIIFLESTLYFQIFIYFVLIIILLLFSALISGSETAFFCLEKKTIDREIKKNPSRGDRVLNVLKNRKKLLATILISNNFSNIGIVILSSYLITKSWKKSFSIPLNFLLEVVFLTFILLLFGEIIPKIYARKNNFRFALFMSKTLIFLGKLLDPFSKIMIIISKLIEKKMRKKKNRISVDQLSKALKIASSHQKNVKECLFLQRIVNFGNTEIHQIMTPRIDMFALSSNTLFSQVLELVRYQGYSRIPIYKDSIDDIEGVLFAKDLLPFIHEKEFQWTKLIHPPFFVPENKKIDDLLSDFKKRKIHLAIVVDEYGGTCGLITLEDVIEEIVGDIVDEFDEEDMSYSKLNQNNYLFDGKTSLINFYRIMGIKEEVFLRKKKGDADTLGGFLMERNKEFPKRKQKINFLNYSFIIRSIDHKRIKSIEVIRKKN, encoded by the coding sequence TTGGAAAAAGAATCTTCGACGATCATTTTTTTAGAAAGCACTCTATATTTTCAAATATTTATTTATTTTGTGTTAATAATAATCTTACTATTATTTTCTGCACTTATATCTGGATCAGAAACTGCTTTTTTTTGTCTTGAAAAAAAAACTATTGATAGAGAAATAAAAAAAAATCCATCTAGAGGAGATAGAGTGTTAAATGTTCTTAAGAATAGAAAAAAACTTTTAGCTACAATATTGATATCCAATAATTTTTCTAATATAGGAATTGTTATATTAAGCTCATATTTAATAACAAAATCTTGGAAAAAAAGTTTTTCAATTCCTCTAAATTTTCTTTTAGAAGTGGTCTTTTTAACTTTTATTTTACTTTTATTTGGAGAAATAATTCCAAAAATATATGCTCGAAAAAATAATTTTCGTTTTGCTCTCTTTATGTCAAAAACCTTGATTTTTCTTGGAAAACTCCTAGATCCTTTTAGTAAAATTATGATCATAATTTCTAAACTTATAGAAAAAAAGATGAGAAAGAAAAAAAATAGAATATCTGTGGATCAACTTTCAAAGGCTTTAAAAATTGCATCTTCTCATCAAAAAAATGTTAAAGAATGTCTCTTTTTGCAAAGAATTGTAAATTTTGGAAATACAGAAATACATCAAATCATGACTCCAAGAATAGATATGTTTGCTTTGAGCAGCAATACTCTTTTTTCTCAAGTTTTAGAATTAGTTCGTTATCAGGGATATTCAAGAATTCCTATTTATAAAGACAGTATTGATGATATAGAAGGAGTGCTTTTTGCTAAAGATCTTCTTCCATTTATTCATGAAAAAGAATTTCAATGGACTAAACTGATTCATCCTCCTTTTTTTGTTCCAGAAAACAAAAAAATAGATGATCTTTTAAGTGATTTTAAAAAAAGAAAGATCCATTTAGCCATTGTGGTAGATGAATACGGAGGAACTTGTGGATTAATTACTCTTGAAGATGTTATTGAGGAGATAGTAGGAGATATTGTAGATGAATTTGATGAAGAAGACATGTCTTATTCAAAACTAAATCAGAATAATTATTTATTTGATGGAAAAACTTCTCTGATCAATTTTTATCGTATTATGGGAATAAAAGAGGAAGTATTTTTACGAAAAAAAAAAGGAGATGCAGATACTTTGGGAGGATTTCTTATGGAAAGAAATAAAGAATTTCCAAAACGGAAACAAAAAATTAATTTTTTGAACTATTCTTTCATTATAAGAAGCATAGATCATAAAAGAATAAAGAGTATAGAAGTAATACGAAAAAAAAACTAA
- a CDS encoding tol-pal system YbgF family protein gives MINFSLCPFLKRKNYGFFLSLIVITAGIYFFYKKFVLSTSEEKALEELNYAQKYLSQGAIDEALNKKKLKIPYLGFYGIVTKYPFTKAGNISKFYAGICFYKLGNYKESIKMMRNFSAKDEFLSSIKYGMIGDAFAQIRNKNEALKNYVKAANIRENEITTPLYYYKAALLTFSMKKYKNSKFFLKKLKKNILFFCIKKV, from the coding sequence ATGATAAATTTTAGTCTTTGTCCTTTTTTAAAAAGAAAAAATTATGGTTTTTTTTTGAGTCTAATTGTTATAACAGCAGGAATCTATTTTTTTTATAAAAAATTTGTTTTATCTACATCCGAGGAAAAAGCTCTGGAAGAATTAAACTATGCACAAAAATATCTTTCTCAGGGAGCTATAGATGAAGCTTTAAATAAAAAAAAATTAAAAATTCCTTATCTAGGATTTTATGGAATTGTTACTAAGTATCCTTTTACTAAAGCAGGTAATATTTCTAAATTTTATGCTGGAATTTGCTTTTATAAATTAGGCAACTATAAAGAATCTATAAAAATGATGAGAAATTTTTCTGCAAAAGATGAATTTTTATCCTCTATCAAATATGGAATGATAGGAGATGCCTTTGCACAGATTAGAAATAAAAATGAGGCTTTAAAAAATTACGTTAAAGCAGCTAATATAAGAGAAAATGAAATCACTACGCCACTTTATTATTACAAAGCGGCATTATTAACTTTTTCTATGAAAAAATACAAAAATTCTAAATTTTTCTTAAAAAAATTGAAAAAAAATATCCTATTTTTCTGCATAAAGAAAGTGTAG
- the ribH gene encoding 6,7-dimethyl-8-ribityllumazine synthase, with protein MKKTPVYQIDKLRKNDLRFAIIVAQWNNDITDKLYKGAYKTLIQSGILKERIKTWKVPGSYELIYSAKKIALCYNFDSIIVIGSLIQGETCHFKYLSQAVSQGIKDINIQYDVPVIFCVLTDKNKQQSLDRSGGKKGNKGIECAKTALSMAIFRKSVE; from the coding sequence ATGAAAAAAACTCCTGTATATCAAATAGATAAATTAAGAAAAAATGATCTAAGATTTGCTATTATAGTGGCACAATGGAATAATGATATTACCGATAAACTATATAAAGGAGCATATAAAACTTTAATTCAATCAGGAATTTTAAAAGAAAGAATCAAAACCTGGAAAGTTCCAGGAAGCTATGAACTCATTTATTCAGCTAAAAAAATAGCTCTTTGTTATAATTTTGATTCTATTATTGTCATAGGATCTCTTATACAAGGAGAAACTTGTCATTTTAAGTATCTTTCTCAAGCGGTTTCACAAGGAATAAAGGATATAAATATTCAATATGATGTTCCAGTTATATTTTGTGTTCTTACTGACAAAAATAAACAGCAATCTTTGGATAGATCCGGTGGAAAAAAAGGAAATAAAGGCATAGAATGCGCTAAAACAGCTTTATCTATGGCGATTTTTCGTAAATCTGTTGAATGA